A genome region from Methylohalobius crimeensis 10Ki includes the following:
- the fur gene encoding ferric iron uptake transcriptional regulator, with protein MESQDLRNVGLKVTLPRMRILEILERQQESQHHLSAEDVYKILLDEGEKIGLATVYRVLTQFEAAGLVRRHYFEGGNSVFELNRGCHHDHIVCLKCGRVDEFADEKIEQRQKKIATELGYQLQDHSLILYGLCPACQKK; from the coding sequence GTGGAATCACAAGATCTTAGAAACGTCGGTCTCAAGGTAACGCTGCCGCGAATGCGGATACTGGAAATCCTGGAACGGCAGCAAGAGTCCCAGCATCATTTGAGTGCGGAAGATGTCTATAAAATCCTCCTGGATGAGGGAGAAAAAATTGGCTTGGCCACGGTATACCGGGTCCTGACCCAATTCGAGGCGGCGGGACTGGTCCGCCGGCATTATTTCGAAGGCGGCAACTCCGTATTTGAACTCAACCGCGGTTGCCATCACGACCATATCGTCTGCCTCAAGTGCGGTCGGGTGGACGAGTTTGCGGACGAGAAAATCGAGCAGCGTCAGAAAAAAATCGCCACGGAATTGGGTTATCAGCTCCAGGATCACAGCCTGATTCTCTACGGCCTTTGTCCCGCCTGCCAAAAAAAATAA
- a CDS encoding NUDIX domain-containing protein, which translates to MTKPITPLLAADLIIELSDRPEWPIVLIERKYPPYGWAIPGGFVDVGETVECAAVREAREETGLNVRLAALLGIYSDPGRDPRGHTVTAVYVGEAAGEPRAADDAKHLDIFRPDQPPIALAFDHALVLADYRRFRETGRAAPIRLQGWKEGEGGKG; encoded by the coding sequence ATGACCAAACCCATTACCCCCTTGCTGGCGGCGGATCTGATCATCGAATTATCCGATCGCCCAGAGTGGCCCATCGTGTTGATCGAGCGCAAGTATCCCCCTTACGGCTGGGCGATTCCGGGCGGCTTCGTGGATGTGGGAGAAACGGTGGAGTGCGCCGCGGTACGTGAGGCCCGGGAAGAAACCGGTCTGAACGTACGCTTGGCGGCATTGCTCGGCATCTATTCCGATCCCGGACGCGATCCTCGCGGCCACACGGTAACGGCGGTCTATGTAGGGGAAGCGGCAGGCGAGCCCCGGGCGGCCGATGATGCCAAGCATCTGGATATCTTTCGCCCCGACCAACCGCCGATTGCTTTGGCGTTCGATCATGCCCTGGTATTGGCCGATTATCGAAGGTTTCGGGAAACCGGACGTGCGGCGCCTATACGTTTGCAAGGCTGGAAGGAGGGGGAGGGCGGAAAAGGCTAG
- a CDS encoding lipoprotein-releasing ABC transporter permease subunit, giving the protein MFKPLTLFLALRYTRAKKRTHFISFITLTSVLGITLGVTALITVLSVMNGFESELRRRILGMTAHVTVTGFDGQLRNWQGLAKRLQGLEDLTGTAPFVEGQVMVTFQRRVSGTLLRGVFPGREHQVSAVVEHIAEGNLQALQPGEYGIILGAELGRYLGVSRGDKVTVITPRMTTTPAGILPRLKRFTVMGFFEVGMYEYDRNMVLVHLADAAKLLRLEDAVSGLRLKLDDVFAAPKVAEALTRRLDRNYFVTDWTRLHSNFFKAIRMEKTVMFIILLLIVAVAAFNIVSTLVMVVTDKRADIAILRTQGMTPGAVMGVFILLGSIIGLVGTLAGVVGGVALALNVETLVPAIERLFGVHFLAADVYYISELPSELHWEDVWRISGMAFLLTLMATLYPAWHAAKVKPAEELRYE; this is encoded by the coding sequence ATGTTCAAACCGTTGACCCTTTTCCTCGCCCTGCGTTATACGCGGGCGAAGAAACGAACCCATTTTATCTCTTTTATTACCCTGACTTCGGTACTGGGCATCACCCTGGGGGTCACCGCCCTGATTACGGTTTTGTCGGTGATGAACGGATTTGAATCCGAACTGCGTCGGCGTATTTTGGGAATGACCGCCCACGTGACGGTCACGGGGTTCGATGGTCAACTCCGGAACTGGCAAGGCTTGGCCAAGCGATTGCAAGGCCTGGAGGATCTCACCGGAACCGCACCGTTCGTCGAGGGCCAGGTGATGGTCACCTTTCAGCGCCGGGTTTCGGGCACCCTGTTGCGAGGCGTGTTTCCGGGGCGCGAGCACCAGGTATCGGCGGTGGTGGAGCATATCGCTGAGGGGAATTTGCAAGCGCTGCAGCCGGGGGAATACGGAATCATCCTGGGAGCCGAACTCGGCCGTTATCTGGGCGTTTCCCGAGGCGACAAAGTCACGGTGATCACCCCCCGAATGACCACAACCCCGGCCGGTATTTTGCCTCGGCTGAAACGCTTTACCGTAATGGGATTCTTTGAAGTGGGGATGTACGAGTACGATCGCAACATGGTTTTAGTGCATCTGGCCGATGCGGCCAAGTTGTTGCGCTTGGAGGACGCGGTCAGCGGTTTGCGATTGAAACTGGACGACGTGTTCGCCGCACCAAAGGTCGCCGAAGCCCTGACCCGTCGGTTGGACCGCAACTATTTCGTGACCGATTGGACCCGGCTTCACAGCAATTTTTTCAAGGCCATTCGGATGGAGAAAACCGTCATGTTCATCATCTTGCTCCTGATCGTGGCGGTGGCGGCATTCAATATCGTTTCCACCCTGGTGATGGTGGTGACCGACAAACGTGCCGATATCGCCATTTTGCGCACCCAAGGCATGACCCCGGGAGCGGTGATGGGGGTGTTCATCCTGCTGGGCTCGATTATCGGATTGGTGGGGACCCTGGCTGGGGTGGTCGGCGGGGTGGCCCTGGCGCTGAATGTGGAGACGCTGGTGCCGGCCATAGAGCGTCTTTTCGGCGTGCATTTTCTGGCCGCGGACGTGTACTACATCAGCGAACTGCCCTCGGAGCTTCATTGGGAGGATGTTTGGCGGATCAGCGGGATGGCTTTTCTGCTGACCTTGATGGCGACCTTGTATCCGGCCTGGCATGCGGCCAAGGTGAAACCGGCCGAGGAATTGCGCTATGAGTGA
- a CDS encoding type II toxin-antitoxin system RatA family toxin gives MRKIHKSALVRHSADLLFDLVDDIESYSKFLPWCRASRVLKREGNMVEAELEIARGRFQQTFATRNFNDPGRQIHMTLLRGPFTHLEGVWRFQPLRENASKITLDLEFEMASRLGRLAFGPVFNHICETLVDAFTQRARSLYG, from the coding sequence ATGAGGAAAATACACAAAAGCGCTTTGGTCCGTCATTCGGCGGATCTATTGTTCGACTTGGTGGACGATATCGAGTCCTACTCCAAATTTTTACCCTGGTGTCGCGCCAGTCGGGTTTTGAAGCGGGAGGGGAATATGGTGGAAGCGGAATTGGAAATCGCCCGCGGACGCTTTCAACAGACCTTTGCCACCCGCAATTTCAACGATCCGGGACGGCAAATCCATATGACCTTGTTGCGCGGGCCGTTTACTCACCTGGAGGGCGTTTGGCGATTCCAGCCCTTGCGCGAGAATGCCAGCAAGATTACGCTCGATCTCGAGTTTGAAATGGCATCCCGCTTGGGGCGGTTGGCTTTCGGTCCGGTATTCAACCATATTTGCGAGACATTGGTGGATGCTTTCACCCAGCGAGCGAGATCGTTGTATGGTTGA
- a CDS encoding outer membrane protein assembly factor BamE, whose product MGKHLILITSFASLVLTGCAYKIDVQQGNVITQKQVNQLRPGMTPDQVRYVLGTPLLRDPFHPRRWDYVYSLQEGGGSRQMQYLTLLFDADQTLKGLHGDFRPHPKAGLEASEVTTVEVPPRKIEKGIFELLGDLVKNLFS is encoded by the coding sequence ATGGGAAAGCATCTCATTCTTATTACCTCCTTTGCAAGTCTGGTTTTAACCGGCTGTGCCTATAAAATCGACGTGCAACAAGGCAACGTCATCACCCAGAAGCAGGTCAACCAATTGCGACCGGGGATGACTCCGGACCAGGTACGCTATGTTCTGGGAACCCCGTTGCTCCGGGATCCATTTCATCCCCGACGCTGGGATTACGTCTATAGTCTCCAAGAAGGCGGCGGCAGCCGCCAAATGCAATATCTGACCCTATTGTTCGACGCCGATCAGACGCTCAAGGGGCTACACGGCGATTTTCGCCCCCACCCCAAGGCGGGACTGGAAGCGTCCGAGGTCACCACGGTGGAGGTTCCTCCACGCAAAATCGAAAAGGGCATTTTCGAACTGCTCGGCGATTTGGTGAAAAACCTGTTCAGTTGA
- a CDS encoding RnfH family protein, with protein sequence MVDTVEVVYALPETQRLIQIPYATGMTVAEALEESGILKVFPEIDPTAAKVGVFGRPCRLDRKLKAGDRVEIYRPLTMDPKEARRYRIN encoded by the coding sequence ATGGTTGACACGGTGGAGGTGGTCTATGCCTTGCCCGAAACGCAGCGCTTGATTCAGATTCCCTATGCGACCGGAATGACCGTAGCCGAAGCGCTGGAAGAAAGCGGTATTCTCAAGGTGTTCCCCGAGATCGATCCGACTGCGGCGAAGGTCGGGGTTTTCGGACGCCCTTGCCGTTTGGATCGCAAATTGAAGGCGGGGGATCGAGTCGAAATTTACCGGCCGTTAACCATGGATCCCAAGGAAGCGCGTCGCTACCGGATCAACTGA
- the smpB gene encoding SsrA-binding protein SmpB, translating to MARKKNKKDMGGNTIALNRQARHDFFIEETFEAGLALEGWEVKSLRAGRANLKESYVLIKDAEAWLFGAHISPLASASTHIHPDPTRTRKLLLHKKELARLIGQVERRGYTLVPLKLYWKKNRIKLEIGLAKGKKLYDKRATEKERDWQREKRRLLKTAV from the coding sequence ATGGCACGCAAGAAAAACAAAAAGGACATGGGCGGCAACACCATCGCCCTGAATCGGCAAGCCCGGCACGATTTCTTCATCGAAGAAACCTTCGAGGCGGGTCTCGCACTTGAAGGGTGGGAAGTCAAAAGCCTGCGCGCGGGACGGGCCAACCTGAAGGAAAGCTACGTCCTGATCAAGGATGCCGAGGCTTGGTTGTTCGGCGCCCACATTTCGCCCTTGGCCTCGGCGTCCACCCACATCCATCCGGACCCGACCCGCACCCGCAAGCTCCTCCTGCACAAGAAAGAACTGGCCCGATTGATCGGTCAGGTGGAACGGCGCGGATATACCCTGGTCCCCTTAAAGCTTTATTGGAAAAAAAACCGGATCAAACTGGAAATCGGTCTGGCCAAAGGCAAGAAGCTCTACGACAAACGCGCCACCGAAAAGGAGCGGGATTGGCAGCGGGAGAAACGACGCCTCCTGAAAACAGCGGTCTAG